In Crinalium epipsammum PCC 9333, the following are encoded in one genomic region:
- a CDS encoding multicopper oxidase family protein, whose product MKRLFHSLSRLLTVALVGVFISFGMFTGKAAANDTSPLVNSCKLTISGQPFANPPFAYADEGPITLDATEGTINLDESYKGYLYGATYYEQDSSEPKTLEPTYNPPTIVVSPGKSIDLTLTNDLPVKVELDGQLPQTEQNLESVSQDTNLHYHGFNVSPLLGSDDVVMHVHSNVTPKLESGKIPVSPPGPTTPDSKSGTSDNLPGGIYPGDSYPGNKYGATTEYQMQVNLPEEHQSGLFWYHPHVHTVSNNQVRAGMSGGIIVKEIEQSYTFLDPAPGKGIKPTSTITPTTIQPTKLAITQQVMMFKDFNDVLNPNYNSQSPRPDCFTFNGTLNPKITIQPGEVQFWRIANIGADNYLNLALETNVETNPKFAENGGFYILARDSDVVNKPIKTQSVLLPPASRVELLVVGGEPGEEYTLVSALSSNLTKDQQQWVNQFNKKSYYLATVSVEQGNYVCYQSPDGSELTPDGSACKSGGETLNDYITSQTPAKIDKLLPKPSDLASYQECPQGEKDRTKCITPGKEYSDPLTQKRYFYFSNSTKPVKNVFTIKGYSSPHESPTGELYNENRIDKVSHLGDIEEWQVINTTGAPHAFHMHQLDFLVTQVTLKDDPGSTYDNYTINGQCQRNNDSTYTCPLKPQGYRDTMNLPPNSTTTIRIPFLNPFITGVFVYHCHILDHEDKGMMQNLKVIDPKEYKSTSGLGSNS is encoded by the coding sequence ATGAAACGTTTATTCCATTCCCTAAGCAGGCTGCTTACTGTGGCTTTGGTAGGAGTGTTTATTTCTTTCGGGATGTTTACGGGGAAGGCTGCTGCTAACGACACGTCTCCTCTTGTCAATTCATGTAAACTTACAATAAGTGGTCAGCCTTTTGCCAATCCGCCATTTGCATACGCGGATGAAGGGCCAATTACTTTAGATGCCACTGAGGGCACTATCAACCTTGATGAATCTTACAAGGGCTACCTCTACGGGGCTACCTACTATGAGCAGGATAGTAGTGAACCAAAAACCTTGGAGCCAACCTATAACCCACCAACTATAGTGGTATCTCCTGGTAAATCCATTGACCTGACGCTTACAAACGACTTACCAGTCAAGGTTGAATTGGACGGCCAACTACCGCAAACAGAGCAAAACTTAGAGAGCGTATCTCAAGACACTAACCTTCATTATCATGGCTTCAACGTATCACCTCTACTGGGTTCTGATGATGTTGTGATGCACGTTCACTCTAATGTGACACCAAAGCTTGAATCAGGCAAGATACCTGTATCACCACCTGGTCCTACTACCCCTGACTCAAAGTCTGGCACAAGTGACAATCTTCCTGGTGGTATTTATCCGGGTGATTCTTATCCCGGAAATAAGTATGGTGCGACAACTGAGTACCAGATGCAAGTCAATCTTCCAGAAGAACATCAGTCTGGGCTGTTCTGGTATCACCCCCACGTACACACAGTTAGCAATAATCAGGTTCGGGCTGGTATGTCAGGCGGAATTATCGTTAAGGAGATTGAACAGTCTTACACATTTCTTGACCCTGCGCCTGGTAAAGGAATTAAGCCTACCAGCACTATCACGCCCACAACAATACAACCCACCAAGCTTGCCATCACTCAGCAGGTGATGATGTTCAAGGATTTTAATGATGTTCTAAACCCTAACTATAATTCTCAGTCTCCCCGTCCGGATTGTTTTACCTTCAATGGTACACTCAACCCGAAAATAACAATTCAGCCTGGAGAGGTTCAGTTCTGGCGCATCGCTAATATTGGCGCAGATAACTACCTGAATCTGGCTCTAGAGACTAATGTCGAAACAAATCCTAAATTTGCTGAGAATGGGGGTTTTTACATATTGGCTCGTGACAGCGATGTTGTAAATAAACCAATTAAAACTCAGTCAGTTCTATTGCCACCTGCTAGTCGAGTGGAACTGCTTGTAGTGGGAGGTGAACCAGGTGAGGAATACACACTTGTTTCCGCTCTTTCCTCTAATTTGACCAAAGACCAGCAACAGTGGGTTAACCAATTCAACAAAAAGAGCTACTATTTAGCAACTGTTAGTGTAGAACAGGGTAACTACGTATGCTACCAAAGTCCAGATGGTTCGGAACTTACTCCAGATGGTTCAGCTTGTAAATCTGGGGGCGAAACTTTAAATGACTACATCACTTCCCAGACACCAGCCAAAATAGACAAGCTTCTCCCAAAACCTTCAGATCTAGCTTCTTATCAAGAATGCCCACAGGGTGAAAAAGATCGTACTAAGTGCATAACTCCAGGGAAAGAGTATTCCGATCCACTTACTCAGAAACGTTATTTCTATTTTAGTAACTCAACAAAACCAGTTAAGAATGTATTTACTATAAAAGGATATAGTTCCCCTCATGAATCACCGACGGGTGAACTATATAATGAAAACCGGATCGATAAAGTTTCCCACTTGGGGGATATTGAAGAATGGCAGGTGATCAATACCACTGGTGCTCCGCACGCTTTCCATATGCACCAGCTTGATTTTTTAGTTACTCAGGTCACCCTCAAAGATGATCCAGGCAGTACCTACGATAACTACACCATAAATGGGCAATGTCAGAGGAATAACGATAGTACCTATACTTGTCCTCTAAAACCACAGGGGTATAGAGATACGATGAACTTACCCCCAAACAGCACAACTACAATCCGTATTCCCTTCTTAAACCCCTTCATTACTGGCGTGTTTGTCTATCACTGCCATATCCTCGATCACGAAGATAAGGGCATGATGCAGAACCTGAAAGTGATAGATCCCAAGGAGTATAAATCTACTTCTGGCTTGGGTTCTAATTCATAA